From a single Brassica oleracea var. oleracea cultivar TO1000 chromosome C5, BOL, whole genome shotgun sequence genomic region:
- the LOC106295841 gene encoding UDP-glycosyltransferase 84A2-like yields MELSSSPLPPHVMLVSFPGQGHVNPLLRLGKLLASKGLLVTFVTTESWGKKMRTANKIQDRALKPIGKGYLRFDFFNDGLPEDDDASRTNLTILRPQLELVGQQEIKNLVKRYKEVMKQPVTCLINNPFVSWVCDVAEDLQIPCAVLWVQSCACLASYYYYNHKLVDFPTETDPRIDVQIPCMPVLKHDEIPSFIHPFSPYSGLREVIIDQIKRLHKPFAVLIDTFYSLEKDIIDHMTNLSRTGVVRPLGPLYKMAKTLICDDIKGDMSETRDDCMEWLDSQPVSSVVYISFGTVAYVTQEQISEIALGVLNADVSFLWVIRQQELGVNKERHVLPEELKGKGKVIEWCSQEKVLAHPSVVCFVTHCGWNSTMEALSSGVPTVCFPQWGDQVTDAAYMIDVFKTGVRLSRGETEERVVSREEVAERLREVTKGEKATELKKNALKWKEEAEAAVARGGSSDRNLDQFVEKLGVKPVAKQNGSLNQNGSIQKLLLQKS; encoded by the coding sequence ATGGAACTATCATCTTCTCCTTTACCTCCTCATGTTATGCTTGTATCCTTCCCAGGACAAGGCCACGTTAATCCACTTCTTCGTCTCGGCAAGCTCTTAGCTTCGAAGGGTTTACTCGTCACTTTTGTCACCACAGAATCATGGGGCAAAAAGATGCGAACCGCCAACAAGATTCAAGACCGAGCCCTCAAACCTATCGGTAAAGGTTATCTCCGGTTCGATTTCTTCAACGATGGGCTCCCTGAAGACGACGATGCAAGCAGAACCAACTTAACCATCCTCCGACCACAACTCGAGCTGGTCGGACAACAAGAGATCAAAAACCTCGTGAAACGTTACAAGGAAGTGATGAAACAGCCCGTGACGTGTCTCATCAACAACCCTTTCGTCTCTTGGGTCTGTGACGTAGCCGAAGATCTTCAAATCCCCTGTGCTGTTCTCTGGGTCCAGTCTTGTGCTTGCCTAGCTTCTTATTATTATTACAACCACAAGCTTGTCGACTTCCCGACCGAAACAGATCCCAGGATCGATGTCCAGATCCCGTGCATGCCTGTCTTGAAACACGACGAGATCCCTTCTTTCATCCATCCTTTTTCACCTTATTCGGGTTTAAGAGAAGTGATCATTGATCAGATCAAACGTCTTCACAAGCCTTTCGCTGTTCTCATCGATACTTTCTACTCCTTGGAGAAAGATATCATCGACCACATGACAAACCTCTCTCGCACCGGCGTTGTCAGACCGCTCGGACCGCTTTACAAAATGGCCAAAACGTTGATTTGTGATGACATCAAAGGAGATATGTCTGAGACGAGGGATGACTGCATGGAGTGGTTAGACTCGCAGCCTGTTTCGTCCGTTGTTTACATCTCATTTGGTACCGTGGCTTACGTGACACAAGAACAGATCAGCGAGATTGCGTTAGGCGTTTTAAACGCTGACGTTTCGTTCTTGTGGGTGATAAGACAACAAGAATTAGGTGTAAACAAAGAGCGACATGTTCTGCCTGAAGAACTCAAAGGGAAAGGTAAAGTCATTGAATGGTGTTCACAAGAGAAAGTCTTAGCTCATCCTTCTGTGGTTTGTTTCGTGACTCATTGTGGATGGAACTCAACGATGGAAGCTTTGTCTAGTGGAGTCCCAACGGTCTGTTTTCCTCAGTGGGGAGATCAAGTCACCGACGCTGCTTACATGATCGACGTGTTCAAGACGGGAGTGAGGCTTAGCCGTGGAGAGACGGAGGAGAGGGTGGTGTCTAGGGAGGAAGTAGCGGAGAGGCTGAGAGAAGTTACGAAAGGAGAGAAAGCGACGGAGCTGAAGAAGAATGCTTTAAAATGGAAGGAGGAGGCGGAAGCGGCCGTGGCTCGCGGTGGCTCGTCGGATCGGAATCTTGATCAGTTTGTGGAAAAGTTGGGCGTGAAACCTGTGGCTAAACAGAACGGAAGTCTCAATCAAAACGGAAGTATTCAAAAACTTTTATTGCAAAAGTCATAA